The Malassezia restricta chromosome I, complete sequence genome contains the following window.
ACTGGCGCACCCGGTTTGTCACCCTCGATCTCGACACGGCGCCCCTGATCGACCTATTTGAGAAGCGGCCGTTCTTCCTGCTGATcggcgtcgaggcgccgctcatgcagcggtggcatcgtgcgtgcatgcgcgcgcacgtcggcggaCAGGCGCCCATGTCGCTCGAGTCGTTCGTCTCGTACGACGATGCCATCCTgtacggcgtgccgcccgAGACGGACGACGCAgacacgagcgtgtcgaCCGACATCGCCAACATGTCGCTCATGAGTCACAGCGGCGCGACCGTATCGGCGTCGCTCCCATCCGCCGGCCACACGCTCACCGGCCTCCTCCAGCGCTGCCACTTGCGCATCGCCAATACCtttgcgcacgtcgacgatcTGCATGCACACCTGCACACACTCGCCCTGCCCTCGCTGCACCGACTGCGCCCCACTTGGGACACGTACttcgtgcgcctgtgcacactcgcggccatgcgctccaaCTGCATGaagcgccgcgtcggcgccgtgaTTGTGCGGCAGCACCGCGTGCTATCGACCGGCTACAACGGCACACCCAGCGGCCTGCTCAACTGCAACGAGGGCggctgcgctcgctgcaaCGagagcgcgccgtgcggcaGCAGCCTCGACGAGTGCCTGTGCCTCCATGCCGAGGAAAACGCCCTGCTGGAGCTGGGCCGCgaccgcggcggcgcccaGGGCACGGTGCTCTACTGCAACACATGTCCCTGCCTCCGGTGCGCCGTCAAGATCGTGCAGACAGGCGTCATGGAAGTCGTCTATCAACTCGAGTACAGTATGGACGATCGCAGCGCCCGCATCTTCCAGCAGGCCGGCGTGGCCGTCCGGAAATACATCCCACCATTCTAGTGACACACGGCGCCACTCTCGCCGACGGCCGTCCGCACATGGCGCGTGTACGATGCACCGATCATCGCACCGATCACAAGAGCACCCAGCAGCCATGCATTGTACGTCATCATGACCAGCATCAGGAAACAGGACAACGACACTTGGGCGCCATACAAAACCGTGGATACCATTCGTAGTCGCGCCGGCGTCTGTAGTGTACGCGGCATCACTCGCAGGATCACAGAATGCTTGCTCAcatcgccctcgagcgcatcatcgTGCACTAGGGGCAtcacacgccgcggccctGAGCGCGTCCGCATCGGAACATCATCACTCGCACGGTACAGCAGCGTGCCGttgtgcgccgcctccgtatgcgccaccgcctcgtccacTCGCCGCAACGCCAGCTTCAGCCACTCGTACGCAAACGCGAAGAGGCACACAAGCACACACGACACCAGCATCTGCCGCTCCGTCCTCACATGCCAAGACTTGAACACCACGCACATGCCTTTCGTATCCGTATTCCACACCATCGCCATGCGACACATATCCATCGATCCATGGCCTTGATGCACCTCGTGCATACTCATATCGTGCCCCGCATGCCCGTCCATCCCAGCCATGTCGTGATGCATCATCGCATGGTCCATGATACAGGCACGTGGAAGGTGGAGACACGGAACTAGACCTACCATGCCACCCTTTCAGCCGAGTCAGCATCCGCATCGCCGGTGGAATCCGCTGCTGCAAACCTTCGTGCTATGCTCACCGCACAGGACGCAGCGGCCATGGCAAGGCGCACAGGAATCGGCAGACCTGCCACCTTTGCCCGTGTATCTCGACACGTGCTACTTGTGCCCCGGCAACACGCGCGCAACAGGGGCCCACAACGACCCGTACACCCAGACGTTTGTGTTTGAAAACGACTTTGCCGCCCTCAAGGATGTACACGTCGAGGCACAAGACACCGACACCCACTTCGGCCTCTTCCGCATGGCGCCCGCGCGGGGCAAGTGCTATGTCGTGTGCTTTCACCCGCACCACAACCTCACCCTAGCACAAATGACAACGGCGCCGTACAGTGCCGAGTCCCACATCATCCCTATTATACATACGTGGCGCGATATGTACATGCGCATCACTGCTGAAAACCCTTTTGTTCAGTACATCCAAGTCTTTGAGAACAAAGGCAGCGCCATGGGATGCAGCAATCCACATCCTCACGGCCAAATCTGGGCACTCGATTACGTGCCCAGCGAGCCTATGAAGGTCATGAAAAGCATGTATGACTTTAGCGCCGATCCAGCCAACGAACATGCACCAGGCCCTCGCCACCCTCACGGGCGCCCACATCTCCT
Protein-coding sequences here:
- a CDS encoding solute carrier family 31 (copper transporter), member 1 encodes the protein MDHAMMHHDMAGMDGHAGHDMSMHEVHQGHGSMDMCRMAMVWNTDTKGMCVVFKSWHVRTERQMLVSCVLVCLFAFAYEWLKLALRRVDEAVAHTEAAHNGTLLYRASDDVPMRTRSGPRRVMPLVHDDALEGDVSKHSVILRVMPRTLQTPARLRMVSTVLYGAQVSLSCFLMLVMMTYNAWLLGALVIGAMIGASYTRHVRTAVGESGAVCH
- a CDS encoding UDP-glucose--hexose-1-phosphate uridylyltransferase, with the translated sequence MIQARGRWRHGTRPTMPPFQPSQHPHRRWNPLLQTFVLCSPHRTQRPWQGAQESADLPPLPVYLDTCYLCPGNTRATGAHNDPYTQTFVFENDFAALKDVHVEAQDTDTHFGLFRMAPARGKCYVVCFHPHHNLTLAQMTTAPYSAESHIIPIIHTWRDMYMRITAENPFVQYIQVFENKGSAMGCSNPHPHGQIWALDYVPSEPMKVMKSMYDFSADPANEHAPGPRHPHGRPHLLLAYAHMELHAPGRPRIVTLNDDFVALVPFWAVWPFEIMVLPYKRFLGSLQDLTDAEIASLAHILGEVTCRYDNLFRTSFPYSMGIHQKPVSHAQDSLALYALFHIHFYPPLLRSATVRKFLVGFEMMAEPQRDITAESAAERLRACDTTHYLSSDART
- a CDS encoding dCMP deaminase produces the protein MLVAIVGLACAGKTAVAEYLETQHGFQRITLSGEDGPTDFASPDAMLHHVTAHWRTRFVTLDLDTAPLIDLFEKRPFFLLIGVEAPLMQRWHRACMRAHVGGQAPMSLESFVSYDDAILYGVPPETDDADTSVSTDIANMSLMSHSGATVSASLPSAGHTLTGLLQRCHLRIANTFAHVDDLHAHLHTLALPSLHRLRPTWDTYFVRLCTLAAMRSNCMKRRVGAVIVRQHRVLSTGYNGTPSGLLNCNEGGCARCNESAPCGSSLDECLCLHAEENALLELGRDRGGAQGTVLYCNTCPCLRCAVKIVQTGVMEVVYQLEYSMDDRSARIFQQAGVAVRKYIPPF